The region CGTTTTCAAATATTCATCCACACCCTTACCCTTCGGGTCCTCGACATACCATCTCTCAACATTTCTGTGGGGGACGTTTACGCATGCACTTTCCCCGCACACAGCTATGACGACCTCATAACTCTCTAAATTAACATCTTTGAGGCTTTTTGGCCTCCCCTCATTGACTCTATAGCCCCTCTTTTCCAGTATCTCCACCGCCTTACCGTCGTACTCCTTTCCGGCCTCAACTCCGGCGCTCTCGGCTTTCCAGCTTTTGGCAAGGCTGTTAAAGACCGTTTCTGCCATCACGCTCCTGCACGTGTTCTCTATGCAGACGAACAGCACTTTCATCCGACTCTCCCCGTTATGTATCTCTCCGTCAGCTCGTTTTCCGGCTTTTCGAATATCTTCTTCGTTCTGTCATACTCCACAAGCTTGCCCATCCAGAAGAATGCGGTGTAGTCGCTTATCCTTGCGGCCTGCTGGATGTTGTGGGTCACGACCACCACCGTGTAGTTTCTCTTCAGCTCGACCATCAGCTCTTCTATCTTTGCCGATGCGATGGGGTCAAGGGCTGAAGTCGGCTCATCGAAGAGGATCACTTCCGGATTGGTCGCTATGGCCCTTGCTATGCAGAGCCTCTGCTGCTGACCTCCTGATAGCCTCAACGCCGAGTCGTTGAGCCTGTCCCTGACTTCATCCCAGAGAGCGGCTTTTTTCAGACTGCTCTCCACGATCTCCTTCAGCTTTTCCCGGTCGTTTATTCCGTGAATTCTCGGTCCATATGCGATGTTGTCAAATATGCTCTTCGGAAACGGGTTCGGATGCTGGAAAACCATTCCTATTCTCCTTCTGATCTCTACCGGGTCCACGTCTCTGTCGTAGATGTTCTTTCCGTCGAATATCACCTCTCCGGAAACCCTGACGTTGTCAGCAAGCTCCACGAGCCTGTTCAACGCCCTCAGAAATGTGGACTTCCCGCATCCACTCGGCCCGATAACCGCAGTAACCTTGTTTCTGTAGATCTTCATGCTCACATCGCTGATTCCGGGCTTTTCGCCGTAATATACGGTGAGATTTTTTATATCGAATATGTGCCCCATCCACTCACCCCCATAGCTTTTTCCTGTAATGGTTTCTCAGGTAAATTGCCAGTGCGTTCATGGACAGCATGATTGCAAGGAGGACGATTATCGCTGCCGGTGCTAGGCCATGGAGAAACTCCTCCTTGGGCATGTCCGTCCACATGAATATCTGCATCGGTAACGGTGAATACGTGCTGAAGATGCTTTTTGGTGCGGTGAAAATAGTTGTGGCTGCGCCGATCATGATGAGCGGGGCTGTTTCGCCTATCGCCCTCGACAGTGAGAGTATAACGCCCGTGAGTATTCCCGGAATTGACGATGGGAGAACGACGTTCCTTATGGTCTGCCACTTTGAGGCTCCGAGACCTATCGAAGCTTCTCTCAGTGAGTCGGGAACAGCCCTGATGGCCTCCTGTGATGAGACTATGACTGTGGGCAGGATGAGCAGGGATAGCGTGAGGGAGCCGGCAAGAATGCTGCCCGCTCCGATGTGGAGTGTCGAAACGAAAAGTCCGAGTCCGAGAAGACCGTAAACGATGGAGGGAACGGCTGCCAGATTTGAGATGTTTATCTCCAGAATCTGCTTGAATCTGCTCCTCCTTCCGTATTCCTCAAGATAGATGGCTGCGCCGACTCCAAGGGGAACCGAAAAGACTCCGACCAGAATCATCGACATAATCGTTCCCACGATTGAGGGGTAAATTCCGGCCCTGTCCGGGAACCTTGAGGGCGGTGAGGTCAGGAACTGGACATCGATCCAGTTTACGGCCTCGTAAAACGTCAGCGCAAGCAGCGCTGAGAGGATGGTTATTCCCGCAAGGGTTGCGACGAGCGTAAGAGCCATGAACATTTTTTCCTTCCATCCATCTCCCTTCATCTGTACACCTCCCTGTACTTCATCTTAACAAAGTAGCTCACGGTGTTCAGGGCGAGGGTCATCAGGAACAGCGTGAATCCTATGGCGAACAGGCTCTTGTAGGCCAGGCTGTGTCCGCTCACATCACTTAGGCCGAGCTCAACCATCGCCGCAGTCATTGTTTCTATGGACTTCGTCCAGTCTGCAGGGTTCAGTATGTTCGCAAGTCTCGGCGTTCTGCCCGCCGCTATCGTGACCGCCATCGTCTCTCCTATCGCTCTCGAGATTCCTAGGATGAAGCTTGCGATGATCCCTGAAAGGGCAGAGGGTATCACGATTGTCAAAATGACCCTCGGTTTTCTGGCTCCGAGTGCGTATCCTGCCTCTCTCAGCGACCTCGGAACGGCTCTGATTGCATCCTCGCTTATGCTCGCGACGATCGGGATTATCATTATCCCGACGACTATTGAAGCGCTGAGGGCATTATACGCCTGCAGGTCGGGCACGAGATTTTTCAGAAACGGAGTTATGTATGCGAAAGCGAAGAACCCGTAAACGACTGTGGGTACGCCCGCAAGGATTTCGAGCATGGGTTTGAGGATGTTCCTCACCCTCTCGCTTGCGTACTCGCTCAGATATATTGCTGAAAGAAGTCCCGCCGGAATCGCTATGAGGGCTGAGCCGATCGTAATCATGAGCGTTCCAGAGACGAGTGGCAGGACCCCGTAGGCGTAGGGCTTAATCGTGGGAGTCCACTTCATGCCCGTGAAAAATTCAACAGGTGAGACCGAGAGGAAAAAAGTTGCACTCTCAGACAGAAGTATGTAGATTATGCTGAATGTTACGAATACCGTGAGAAGTGTGCAGATGAGCAGGACGGTTTTTATCAGACTTTCCGTGACTTTCTTACTGGAATTCAATCAATCCACCTCCTGAAAAAAATTTGGGAAAAACCTGGTTCCCCTTACTCCACCCCCAGCTCTTTCAGTGCGTCGTTAAACTTCTTGAGGTTCTCCTCCTTGATTTTTTCGCTAACCGGAATGTATCCTATCTCTTCAACAATTCCGCTGTCAAGGTTCTCCAGGTAGAACTTCACGAACTCCCTGACTGCAGGCTTCTTGAGCGCCTCCTTGTTCACGTAGATGAACAGAGGTCTGGCGAGTGGATATTCTCCGCTCTGTCCGGACTCGATGGACGGAGCGACGCAGGCCCCCGTCTCGGGGTTCTTGATCTCCACCGCCTTAACCCTGTCCTTGTTTTCGAGGTAGTATGCAAGCCCCAGGTATCCCATTGCGTACTTGTCCCTTGCAACCGCCATTATTATCGTGTTGTCCTCCTCTGTTCCGTGGTAATCCTGTCTGTGGGCTCCTGATTCGCCAACAACGTGCTCGGTGAAGAAGTCGAAGGTTCCGGAAGCTGAAGTCGGCCCGTACAGGTTCATGTTTTCATCGGGCCAGTCCGGATTGACATCGCTCCACTTCGTCACGTTTCCGGTGGCATCAGGTCCCCATATCTTCTTCAGGTCTTCAAAGCTCAAACAGCCGACCCAGTCGTTTTCCGGATTGACGATTACTGACAGGGCATCATACCCCACAAGAAATTCTATCGGCTCGACACCGTTCTCCTTCGCTGCATCAAGCTCTTCCTGCTTTATCGGTCTGCTCGCATCGTTTATGTCAGCATGCCCCGGAATGAAGAAGTTCTTGAATCCTCCACCTGTGCCTGTGGACTGCACGGATACGACAACGTCCGGGTGGAGCCTGCTGAACTCCTCTCCGATTGCTATTGTTATGGGGTACACTGTTGAGCTTCCGGCAATCTTAACTTCTCCGCTAAGTTTCATGCCCTCTGTCTTCTCCGTTTCCTCAGTGCTCTGCTGTGTGCAGCCAGCAGCGATGAGGGTCAGGAGCAGTGCTATAACCAGAACCAGACTGACTTTTTTCCGCATGTTCGTACTGTTTTACTGAGATATATTTACCTTATTGATATACAATACATTTGGCTATATCTTCACCATTACCATGCTTATCCACATATTCGCATCCTGATTTGGAAAAGTAAATATATATCAGATGTGAAATTGGGAGTATGAAACGTGTGGCCAGAAAGATATTTGTTAGCGGTTCGAGCTTTATAATCTCTCTCCCCAAGGAGTGGATAAGGGATAACTCACTTAAGGCTGGAGACACCGTTTTCTGTGACATTGGTAAGGACTCTCTCACGATAAGGCCGAGGCTCGACAAGGCCAATCCCAGAGAATCGAGGATTGATGAGGAAGAAGACGAAAAGATGCTTCTCAGGAAAATAATATCCCACTATCTTGCGGGTTACGAGACGATAAGGATTCCCGTTAATGAGAGGACGAGAAGGGCTGTATACAACGCAACCGCACTGCTCATAGGTGCTGAAATTCTGGAGGATTCTGGAAACGAGATCTGGATGGAAGTGTTTGTGGATGAGAGAAGATTCAGGGTGGATGACCTGCTCGAGAGGATGGGCAACACCGTGATCTCCATGCTGAAGGACTTCAGAAAGAATCTGGTTGAATACGACCCCGCATCCATAGAAGTAATCCTTCAGAGAGAAAATGAGGTTGACAGGCTTTATTTTCTGATATTGAGGATTCTCAAATCTGCCCTTAGGTACTCTGACATTCTGGAAGTTCTCGATCTATCTCCCATAGAAATCCTGGGAACGA is a window of Geoglobus acetivorans DNA encoding:
- a CDS encoding low molecular weight phosphatase family protein, whose product is MKVLFVCIENTCRSVMAETVFNSLAKSWKAESAGVEAGKEYDGKAVEILEKRGYRVNEGRPKSLKDVNLESYEVVIAVCGESACVNVPHRNVERWYVEDPKGKGVDEYLKTLSMIEDKVRELLRRLEDESS
- the pstB gene encoding phosphate ABC transporter ATP-binding protein PstB, which produces MGHIFDIKNLTVYYGEKPGISDVSMKIYRNKVTAVIGPSGCGKSTFLRALNRLVELADNVRVSGEVIFDGKNIYDRDVDPVEIRRRIGMVFQHPNPFPKSIFDNIAYGPRIHGINDREKLKEIVESSLKKAALWDEVRDRLNDSALRLSGGQQQRLCIARAIATNPEVILFDEPTSALDPIASAKIEELMVELKRNYTVVVVTHNIQQAARISDYTAFFWMGKLVEYDRTKKIFEKPENELTERYITGRVG
- the pstA gene encoding phosphate ABC transporter permease PstA, giving the protein MKGDGWKEKMFMALTLVATLAGITILSALLALTFYEAVNWIDVQFLTSPPSRFPDRAGIYPSIVGTIMSMILVGVFSVPLGVGAAIYLEEYGRRSRFKQILEINISNLAAVPSIVYGLLGLGLFVSTLHIGAGSILAGSLTLSLLILPTVIVSSQEAIRAVPDSLREASIGLGASKWQTIRNVVLPSSIPGILTGVILSLSRAIGETAPLIMIGAATTIFTAPKSIFSTYSPLPMQIFMWTDMPKEEFLHGLAPAAIIVLLAIMLSMNALAIYLRNHYRKKLWG
- the pstC gene encoding phosphate ABC transporter permease subunit PstC, with amino-acid sequence MNSSKKVTESLIKTVLLICTLLTVFVTFSIIYILLSESATFFLSVSPVEFFTGMKWTPTIKPYAYGVLPLVSGTLMITIGSALIAIPAGLLSAIYLSEYASERVRNILKPMLEILAGVPTVVYGFFAFAYITPFLKNLVPDLQAYNALSASIVVGIMIIPIVASISEDAIRAVPRSLREAGYALGARKPRVILTIVIPSALSGIIASFILGISRAIGETMAVTIAAGRTPRLANILNPADWTKSIETMTAAMVELGLSDVSGHSLAYKSLFAIGFTLFLMTLALNTVSYFVKMKYREVYR
- a CDS encoding phosphate ABC transporter substrate-binding protein PstS family protein, coding for MRKKVSLVLVIALLLTLIAAGCTQQSTEETEKTEGMKLSGEVKIAGSSTVYPITIAIGEEFSRLHPDVVVSVQSTGTGGGFKNFFIPGHADINDASRPIKQEELDAAKENGVEPIEFLVGYDALSVIVNPENDWVGCLSFEDLKKIWGPDATGNVTKWSDVNPDWPDENMNLYGPTSASGTFDFFTEHVVGESGAHRQDYHGTEEDNTIIMAVARDKYAMGYLGLAYYLENKDRVKAVEIKNPETGACVAPSIESGQSGEYPLARPLFIYVNKEALKKPAVREFVKFYLENLDSGIVEEIGYIPVSEKIKEENLKKFNDALKELGVE
- a CDS encoding PhoU domain-containing protein yields the protein MKRVARKIFVSGSSFIISLPKEWIRDNSLKAGDTVFCDIGKDSLTIRPRLDKANPRESRIDEEEDEKMLLRKIISHYLAGYETIRIPVNERTRRAVYNATALLIGAEILEDSGNEIWMEVFVDERRFRVDDLLERMGNTVISMLKDFRKNLVEYDPASIEVILQRENEVDRLYFLILRILKSALRYSDILEVLDLSPIEILGTRTAIKNIERVGDHLHGMTSNLRMCETNLMELEKPAEEAETAFRLSLTSLFKRDEAIARDVFAIADSFGVPRIKPAEMKDMVLVSGLLSGLERIVGYSEDIAEITLNLATP